One window from the genome of Megalobrama amblycephala isolate DHTTF-2021 linkage group LG4, ASM1881202v1, whole genome shotgun sequence encodes:
- the trim35-27 gene encoding tripartite motif containing 35-27, which produces MASRPSHFEENLLCPVCRDIFRDPVLLLCSHSFCWACLDQYWDTTSSQRCPVCRTDFYMDRPPCNRALKNLCEIFLQERNSTASTEVELFCSTHGEKLELFCLEDQRLVCGVCVNADTHVHHACRPVDEAAVALKEVLKTRLKPLQEKLKLLKSEKFICNQRAKHIKNQAEQTEAHIKKEFEQLQQFLRDEEAARITALREEEEQKRKELEEQMMRINSQLSSLVERMKTTEEELESNNISFLLKYKGPPDSSQCSSPCPEKFPEVLIDVSKHLGNLKFGVWQKMSSAAQYFPVILDPNTAHPCLHLSDNLSEVRFGQWSRQTMGYMEKREGYTSVLGSEGFSSGTHRWDVEVGDNTTWALGVISESAIKTRDDPPSSGLLRIGFHNGTYGQGLSGEFLTPLTVKQKVQRVRVQLDWDGGKLSFFDPLSDAHLHTFKHTFSEKVFPYFCNVCPSQALRILPVEMSVAGLEVHGPSAPDREQAELQK; this is translated from the exons ATGGCATCTCGACCGTCTCACTTCGAGGAGAACCTTCTGTGCCCGGTTTGCCGTGACATCTTCAGGGATCCTGTCCTCCTGCTGTGTTCTCATAGCTTCTGCTGGGCCTGTCTGGATCAGTACTGGGACACCACCAGCTCGCAGAGATGCCCCGTGTGCCGGACAGACTTCTACATGGACCGTCCTCCGTGCAACCGCGCTTTGAAGAACCTGTGCGAGATCTTCCTGCAGGAGAGAAACAGTACGGCGTCGACAGAGGTCGAGTTATTCTGCAGCACGCATGGAGAGAAACTTGAGCTCTTCTGTCTGGAGGACCAGCGTCTGGTGTGCGGAGTGTGTGTGAACGCTGACACACACGTCCATCACGCCTGCAGACCTGTGGATGAAGCTGCGGTGGCCCTCAAG GAGGTGCTCAAAACAAGACTGAAGCCTTTGCAAGAGAAGCTCAAACTTTTAAAATCAGAGAAATTCATCTGTAATCAAAGAGCGAAACACATCAAG AACCAAGCCGAGCAAACAGAAGCACATATTAAGAAGGAGTTTGAGCAGCTTCAGCAGTTTCTGCGTGACGAAGAGGCGGCCAGGATTACTGCTCtgagggaggaagaggagcagaaGAGGAAGGAGTTAGAGGAGCAAATGATGAGGATTAACAGTCAACTCTCATCTCTTGTAGAAAGAATGAAGACCACTGAGGAAGAGCTAGAGTCCAACAACATCTCATTCCTGCTG AAGTACAAAGGCCCACCTGACAG TTCTCAGTGCAGCAGTCCATGTCCAGAGAAGTTTCCAGAAGTGCTGATCGATGTGTCAAAGCACCTGGGAAATCTAAAGTTCGGAGTGTGGCAGAAAATGAGCTCTGCTGCTCAATACT TTCCTGTCATCCTCGACCCCAACACTGCTCACCCGTGTCTGCACCTGTCTGACAATCTGAGCGAGGTGCGCTTCGGTCAGTGGAGTCGACAGACCATGGGTTACATGGAGAAACGTGAGGGCTATACGAGCGTCCTGGGCTCTGAGGGCTTCAGCTCTGGGACTCACCGCTGGGATGTTGAGGTTGGTGACAACACTACCTGGGCCTTGGGAGTGATTTCAGAGTCTGCCATCAAGACTCGAGACGACCCGCCCAGTTCTGGTCTATTGCGCATAGGCTTCCACAACGGGACGTACGGACAAGGCCTTTCCGGGGAGTTTCTCACGCCGCTCACGGTGAAACAGAAGGTCCAGCGAGTCAGAGTCCAGCTAGACTGGGACGGAGGGAAATTGTCGTTCTTCGACCCTCTCAGCGACGCTCATCTCCACACCTTCAAGCACACCTTCAGCGAGAAAGTGTTTCCGTACTTCTGTAACGTGTGTCCGTCTCAGGCGCTGCGCATCTTGCCGGTGGAAATGTCTGTTGCAGGACTGGAGGTTCATGGACCATCTGCGCCTGATAGAGAGCAAGCAGAGCTGCAGAAGTGA